One Carbonactinospora thermoautotrophica genomic window, TTCCGGTGCGTGGAACTGATCGCCGGGCACGCCTCACGGCTGCCGTTCCGGATCGGCCGCGACCTGGACGGGGACAACAAGGAAATCCTGGAGGATCACCCGCTGTACCGGGTGATGAACAAGCGGGCGAACCCGTTGGAGACCGGCCGCCAGTTCCGCAAGCGCTTGTCGGCGCAGGTGCTCTTGTCGAAGCGGGGCGCGTTCGTAGAGGTCACCAAATCCCGCGCCGGCACCATCACACGACTTGACCTGCTACCCCCGGATCGGGTGCTGCCAGTACCCGATCCGCACGGGGACTACATCTCTCATTTCGAGTTCGTCCAACGGGACGGTGGCCTTCGGAAGATCCCCCCGGAGCGTATCCGCTGGATCCGGGACCCCCACCCGACAGACCCGTTCTGCGGCATCACCCCCCTAGAGGCTGCTGGCGTCTCGGTCGAGCTGGACCACCTGTCCCGCCTGTACAACGTCTCCTTCATCAAAAACGACGGGCGGCCCGGCGGCATCGTCGCCGTCGACGCAGATGTGCTCGACGACGACGAAATGGAGCGCATCGAAGGCAAGTTCGCCCCGGGTGCGCAGCACGCCGGCCAGATCAAGGTCATCGGCGTCGGGCCAGGCGGCATGAACTACGTCGACGTCGCCACCCGGCCGCGGGACATGGCCTACGAGCACGCTTCACAGAACGCCAAGCAGGAGATCCTGTCCGCGTTCGGCATCGGCGAAAGCGTGTTGGGTAACGCCGCTGGGCGGACGTTCGATAACGCCGAGCAGGAACTTTACAACTTCTGGACCGAGGTGATGCTCCCGCACCTCGACCTGATCGCGAGCGCGTTCGACCAGGACGTTGACGAGGAGTGGGACCCGTTTATCGACACCTCCAGCGTGGAGGTGTTGGAGCTGCCGCGCCGTAGGAAGCGGGAGGAGGCGCGGCAGGAATGGCAGGCCGGGCTGCGGTCGATCGACGAGTACCGGCCGCTCGCCGATCTGGAGCCGTTGGACAACGCATACTCGCGGGCGTTGTGGATCAGCCCGTCGAAGGCCCCGGTGCCAGCGCGGCCGGAGGACGCCGAAGCGCTCGGCTTGCATGGCCCGGGTGGTTCACCGGTCGGCAGCCAGGGCCAGCCCGGCGGCGGGCCGGAAGGCGGCATGCCGCCCGAGGGCGGGCCAGGTACGCCGGCACCGGGCGGGACAGCGGCGGATGCTGTGGCGGAGGCCCGCGGCGAAACCAACACCGGTGCCGGTTCGGCAGCCGAAGCGGTCGCCCAGGCCCGGCAGGAAGCCGGTGGCGGGCAGCCGGGAGAAGCCGCCGCGGCAGTCCAACAAGCACGGCAGGGTACCGGTGGCGGGCAGCCGGGGGAGGCTGCCGCGGCAGTCCAACAAGCACACAACCAGACCGAGACCAAGGCTGCGCCGGGCGGCATCGAGGTGAAGGCGGTCGACCCGCCGCAACCCCCCGGGGTGGTGGAGTACGACCCGGGCGAGGACGAGCTACGCCGCGCGGAAATCGCCATCGCCGGGGCGTTGGATGCGCTGCTAGTGCCTTGTCCAGGAAGGTTAATCATGTAACTGGTTGATCAGCTGCTGGGCTGGGAGGTGGGTGTGGCTCGTCCGCCGGATGTGTTCGTGCGGCCGCTCGCGATGGCGGAAGGGCGTCGTTTGCAGCGGATCTGCCGGACGGCGAGGGATCCGGTGAGGCTGCGGCGGGCGATGGTGGTGCTGGCCAGTGCGCAGGGTTGGCCGGTGCCGCAGATCGCGCGGCTGGCACAGACGTCGCAGCGGTATGTGCGGGGTGTGATCCACGATTTCAACGAGGTCGGGTTCGCCGCGCTGGACCCAAAATGGAGCGGGGGCAGGCCGAGGACGATTTCTGAGGCGGCCCGCGCTGAGATCTGCCTGATCGCCCGGTGCTGCCCCCGCGACGTGGGTTTGCCGTTCGGCGCCTGGAGCCTGAGCAAGCTGCGCGAGTACCTGATCGACCGGGGCGTGGTGGCCTCGATCAGCCGCGAGACGATCCGGATCATCCTGCGTGGGGCGGGGATCAGCTGGCAGGCGACCAAGACATGGAAGGCCTCGACCGATCCGGACTTCGCATCGAAGATGCGCCGGGTGCTTGCCCTGTACGATCATCCGCCCGAGGGCGGCCGGGTGGTCTGCGTCGATGAGTTCGGGCCGCTGAACCTGCGGCCGCGTCCTGGCCGGGGCTGGTACCCGGCTGGGCGTCCCGCCCGGATCCGCGCCACCTACACCCGCACCCTGGGGGTGCGGCACATGCTTGCCGCGCTGGACCTGGCCACCGGCAAGATTTTCTACCGGATCCGCGACCGGAAACGCTGGCGGGAGTTCCTCGCGTTCTTGAAGGTGCTGCGCCGCCGCTGGCCAACCGAACGGCTCTACGTGGTCGTGGACAACTTCGCCCCGCACCGGCACCCGAAGGTGCGCGAGTGGGCCGTTGACCACGACGTGGAGCTGGTGTTCCTGCCGACCTACGCGTCCTGGCTGAACTGGATCGAGCCCGAGTTCACCGGCGTGCGCTACTTCGCGTTGAACGGTTCGGACTTCACCAGCCACGACCAGCAGAACGCCGCCATCGCCGCCTACCTCCGCTGGCGCAACCAGCACGCCGAACCCAAACGCGACTTCGCTGTCAGCTCCAAGATCCGCCAACCCGATTACGTGATCAACGTTGCTTGACGCGGCACTAGCTCGATGAGGGCGACCAGCGGCACGGCGAACAGGTTCATACCGAAGCCGATGCTGCCCTGCAGGCACGATCCGAGCGCCACAACGAGACCGGCGGCGATCAGGCGCCCGGGAGCCATCACACCCTCGTCGAGAGACCTGCCAAGGGCGGCGAGCGTATCTCCTTCTGACGGATTGATCACCCGGTGCCTCCGCGCTCACCCCAGCGCCGCGACGATCTCCTCCGCCGCCTTCACCACCCGGGGACCGATCACGTCCGGGTCCAGCTCCCCCAGGGCGACCACGCCGACGCTCGCCTCCACCCCCGGCACGCCCAGCAGCGGCGCGGCGATCCCGTGCGCGCCCGGCTGGAGCTCGCCATGGCTCACCACGTACGGGGGCGCTTCGCCGTTGCCGCGCCCGGCCAGGATCGCCCGGCCCGCCGCGCCCCGGTCCAGCGGGTGGCGGGACCCGACCCGGTACGCCACGTGGTAATCCGTCCAGGACGGCTCGACCACCGCCACCGCCAGCGCGTCCCCGCCGTCGACCACGGTGAGGTGCGCGGTGGCGCCGACCTCCTCGGCCAGGCGGCGCAACGCCGGCAGGGCGGCGTCGCGCAGCAGTGGCTGCACCCGCCGGGCCAACTGGAGGACGCCCAGCCCCAGACGGGCTCGCCCGTCCGGTGCGCGGCGCACCAGGTTGTGCTGCTCCAGGGTGGCGAGCAGCCGGTACACCACGGTCCGGTTCACCCCCAGCTGGCCGGCCAGCTCGGTCACGGTCAGCCCCCCGGAGGTCTCCGCGAGCAGGCGCAGCACCCTCAGCCCCCGATCCAGTGTCTGCGAGGTCTCGGCGCTCACTCCTTTAGGGTGACACGCGCTTGTCCGTGCGGGCCGCTGCGGGTCCGGCGCTCGCCGCGCCCTTGAGCGGATCGGGGGCCGCGCCCAAGAGAGCCGCCGCGAGCCGTTTCCGCCTGGCGCGGGATGGCATCAGACGGGGTAGGCGTGGGTTTCGGCGGCTTTGACGGAGACCCAGACCTGCTGGCCAGGAGTCAGGTGCAGCTCGGCGACGGCGGCGGCGGTGACGTCGGCGGCGGCGCGGAGGGGGCCGTCGAGATGCACCCGTACCTGGTCGCCGTGGCGTTCCATGCCGGTGACGGTGGCGGGCCACAGGTTGCGGGGGCTGCCGTCCGGCCTGGTCCGGTAGAGGGCGACCGCGGCTGGCGGGAAGGCGACGAACACCGGCCCGGTGAGGTCCTCGGTGACGGTGAGCTGCACGCCCCCGTCGAGGGTGACGGTGTGGCGGTGGGCTCGGCCCCGGTAGAGGTTCAGGCCGACCAGCCGGGCGACGTAGTCGGTACGGGGGCGGCGGGCGATCTCCTCGGGGGTGCCGTGTTGGACAAGGCGGCCGTTCTCGATCACGGCCAGGCGGTCGGCGAGCACCATGGCATCGAGCGGGTCGTGGGTGACCAGCAGGGTGGCGCCGGAGTAGTCGGCGAGGTGGTGGCGCAACTGGGAGCGGATCTCCAGGCGGGTGTGGGCGTCCAGGGCCGCCAGCGGCTCGTCGAGCAGCAGCAGCCGGGGCTCGATCGCCAGCGCCCGGGCGAGCGCGACCCGCTGGGCCTGCCCACCGGAGAGCTGGCGGGGCCGGGTGTGGGCGTGGTCGGCCAGCCCGACCCGGCGCAGCCAGGCGGCGGCCTTCTGGTGCGCCGCGGCGCGCGAGTGGCCGTGGCAGCGCAGGCCGAAGGCGACGTTGTCCAGGGCGGTCAGGTGCGGGAAGAGCAGGTAGTCCTGGAACACGACCCCCACCGACCGGCGTTCGGTCGGCACCCGGGCGCCGGTGGCGGTGTCCTCCAGCAGCTGGCCGTCGAGGATGACGCGGCCCCGGGTGAGCGGGATCAGCCCGGCCAGGGCCCGCAGGACGGTGGTCTTGCCGGCCCCGTTCGGGCCGAGCAACGCGACCACCTCGCCAGCGCCCACCCCCAGCTCGAGGTCCAGGACGAAACCTGGCCGCTCCACCCGGAGCTGTGCGTACAAGGTCATGTCACCCACCGGGTGCGCCTGCCGGGTCATGTCGCCCAGGGGTTGTGCATGCAGGGTCATGTGCTGTTCACCCACCGGTCGCGCAGGCTGACGAGGATGAGGATGGAGACGGCGAGCAGCACCAGGCTCAGCACGGTCGCCGTGTCCGGGTCGGTCTCCAGAGCGAGGTACACCGCGAGCGGCATGGTCTGGGTGCGGCCGGGGAAGTTGCCGGCGAAGGTGATGGTGGCGCCGAACTCCCCCAGGGCGCGGGCCCAGCACAGGACCGCCCCGGCCGCCACGCCGGGTGCGATGAGCGGGAGGGTGATCCGGCGGAAGGCGGTCCAGCGGGACGCCCCGAGGGTGGCGGCGGCCTCCTCGAACCTGGGGTCGGCTGCGCGTAACGCGCCCTCGACGCTGATCACCAGGAACGGCATCGCGACGAACGCCTCGGCCACCACCACCCCCGCGGTGGTGAACGGCAGTGAGATCCCGAACGCCGCGTACAGCCACTGACCGATCAGGCCCCGGCGGCCGAGCACCAGCAGCAGCGCCACCCCGCCCACGACGGGTGGGAGCACCAGCGGCAGGGTCACCAGGGCTCGCACCAGCCGGCGGCCGGGGAACGGCACCCGCGCGAGCAGCCAGGCCAGCGGGACTCCCAGCAGCAGCGACACCGCGGTCGCCAGCGTGGCGGTGAGCACCGACAGACGCAGCGCCTCGAGGATCTGCGGCCCCTGCAACCGCTCCGGGAGACTGCCCCACGGGGCGCGTAGCAGCAAGCCGGCCAACGGCAACACCAGGAACGCCAGCCCCAGCACGGCCGGGACCAGCAGCACCGCGGGAACCCGGGGGCCTCGGGCTCGGCGCGCCGGGGCGGGTGCGGGGCGCCGCCCGGTGCCCCGCACCACCCTCCCCTCCCCCCGAATCGAAAGCAGCTTCACGGGACGAGCCGGTCAGGGTGTCTGGAAGCCCGCTTCGGCCAGCACGGCGCGGGCCCGGTCGGACAGCACGTAGTCGACGAACGCCTTCGCCGCGGGCGCGTTGGGCGCCTTGGCGAGCACGACGATCGGGTAGTCGTTGACGGCCTTCGCCGCCTCCGGGAAGTCGATGCCTTCCACCGCGCCGCCGGCCGCCTTCACGTCCGTGCGGTACACCAGCGCCGCGTCCACCTCACCTAGCCTCACCTTCGTCAGCGTCGCCTTGACGTCCTGCTCCAGCGTCGCCGGGGTCACCTTCACCCCGGCCGCCTCGAGCGCCTTGCCCGCGGCGGCCCCACAGGGCACCTGCGGGGCGCACAACGCCACCTTCAGCCCCGGCTTGGCCAGGTCAGCCAGCGATGCCACCTTGCCCGGGTTGCCCTTGGGCACCGCGATCTGCAGGGTGTTGCGCGCGAACACCCGCGGCGCGCCAGCGGCCGCCTGTGCGTCGGTGACCTGCTTCATCGTCGCCGCGCTCGCCGCGGCGAACACGTCGGCCGGCGCGCCCTGGACGATCTGCTGCGCCAGCGCCGAACTCGCCCCGAAGTTGAACTTCACCTGCACGCCCGGATGCGCCGCCTGGAAGTCCTGCGCGATCTTCTGGAACGACTCGGTCAACGAGGCCGCCGCGAACACCGTCACCGTGCCGGTCGCCCCGCCCCCCGACGGGGAAGCGCCGCCGGCCCCCGGGCTGCCCTGCGTACCACCGCAGCCGGCGACCGTCGCGAGGACCGCGCCCACCACCGCGAGCAGCGCCGCTCGGATCGCCCGGCGCGCGCCGCGACCGGTCGAACCCCGCATCACCGCGTCTGTCAACCGCAACGTCAACTCAAGCCTCCCACGACTCCGGGCCCGTGGGGTCATTCCCCCCCGGGAACTTCCACGACGACGTTCGTGGACTTCACCGTGGCCACGGCCACCGACCCGACCTCCAGACCCAGCGCGTCGACGGCCTCGCGGCTCATCAACGACACCACCCGGAACGGGCCGGCCTGGATCTCCACCTGGGCCATCACCGCGTCCTTGGTGATCTCGGTCACGATCCCCCGGAACCGGTTCCGCGCCGAGGACAGCTTGTGCTCCGCCTCGGGCTGCCGCGCCAGGCTCCGCACGAACCTGGCCAGATCCACCCCTCGGACAACCCGGTGCGCGTGCTCGTCCCGCTCCGCCGGCAGCCTCCCCCCGTCGATCCAGCGGCGGACCGTGTCCGCGCTGACCCCGAGCAGCTCGGCGACCTCCCCGATCCGGAACGTCGTCACTGCGCACACCTTACCCTCGAAAACGCGAGTCGAGAAACCATTCGATGCTCAAAAATTCGAGCCATTTTCGGGAAATCACCTCGCAGATGCGGGACTTCACGAATCCTGGCCGGGTCCGGGCGGGCCGCCCGGGAACGGCCTTCGGCGAGCCGGACTCAGAGCGCGAGCGCGGCCAGGGCGGCGTTGACGATGTGGCCCGGCAACAGGTCGTGCAGCTCGTACAGCTCGTGCACCGACCCGGACTGGCCGAACTCGTCCACGCCCAGCGGCACGCAGGGCACGCCGAGCGCCGAGCCGAGCCAAGCCATGGCGTGCGAGGCCGCGTCGTGCACGGTCACGACCGGGGCGCGGGCTCCGAACAGCTCGTCGAGGATCCCCGGCCGGCGCGGGCGGCGCGCGGCGCGCAGGTCGTCGCGCAGGCCGCGGCGCCAGGTCGCGTACAACCGGTCGAGCGAGGTGACGTCCACCACGTGCGCGGCGATCCCCTCCTCGGCCAGCTCGGCCGCGGCGGCCAGCACCTCGGGCAGCACCGCGCCGGACGCGGCCAGGTACACCTCCGGACCGTCGACCGCCGAGGCGTCCACCAGCCGGTACCCGCCGGCCAGCACCTGGCGGCGCAGCTCGTCCTCGCCCAGCCGCGCCAGGGCCGCCTCGAACGGGGCCTGGTCGATCGGGCGGGTGGTGAGCCGCAGGTAGTACGCCCCGGCCTCCCCGGCGGCGATGCCGCGCAGGGCGTCGCAGAACAGCCAGTCGAGCGCGCGCACGTACGCGGGCTCGACGAACGTGACCCCCGGCAGTTCGAGCCCGATCGACGCGGTGATGGTGGACTGGTGGGCCCCGCCCTCCGGGGCGAGCGTGACCCCGGACGGGGTACCGGCCACCACGAACCGGGCGCCGGAGTACGCGGCGTAGATGAACGCGTCCAGGCCCCGGCACACGAACGGGTCGTACACGGTGCCGATCGGCAGCAGCGGCTGGCCGGACAGGTCCCAGGCGAGCCCGAGCTGGCCGAGCAGGCTGAACAGGTTCATCTCGCTGATCCCCAGCTCGATGTGCTGTCCCCGGGGGCCCGGCTCCCACTTCAGCAGCGAGTCCGGGCAACCGGGCAGCTCGACCGGCGCGAACACCCCGGTCTTGTTGATGAAGCCCGCGAGGTTGGTCGAGGTGGCCACGTCGGGCGAGGTCGTCACCAGGTACGGGGCGACGCCCGGGTCCCGGGCCAGGCCGCTGAGCAGCCGGCCGAACGCCTCCTGGGTGGAGACGGGCCGCTTCGGAGAGGACCGCTCGACCTGCACCGGCACGGTGATGTCGAGCCGCGGCACCGGGTCGGGACGGCGCAGCACCCGGGCGCGTTCGGCGCACCAGCGCCCGGCGGCGGACTCGGCCGGGAAGGCGTCCCACTCGGTCTCGGGCGTGAGCCCCAGCGCCGCCCGCAGCTCGGCGATCTGCTCAGGGGTGAGCAGCGCGGCGTGGTTGCGCGGGTTGCCGGCGATCGGCAGACCCCAGCCCTTGATCGTGTACGCGAAGACCACGCTGGGCCGGTCGGTGACCGCGTCGCACTCCCGGTACGCCTCGATCATCGACGCCAGGTCGTGGCCGCCCAGGTCCTGGATGAGGGGGGCCAGGTCGGAGGCGCGCACGTTCTCCAGCGCCTTGGCGACCTCCCGGGGAGCCCCCTCCAGGAAACGATTACGCAGCTCGGGGCCCTGGTACCCGAACAGGCTCTGGTAGCGCTCGTTCGGCATGTCGTCGATCCAGCGGCGCAGCGCGTCCCCGTACGGCTCGGCGAACTTGGCGCGCAGCCGCCGCCCGTACTTGACCTCGACGACGTGCCAGCCGGCCGCCTCGAACTGCCGGCGCAGCTGCGTGATCCGGATGCCGGGCACCACCCGGTCCAGGCTCTGCCGGTTGAAGTCCACCACCCACAGCACGGTGCCGAGCCCGGCGCAGACCGGATCGGCGATCGCCTCCCAGACGTTGCCCTCGTCCAGCTCGGCGTCGCCGATCAGCGCGACGAACCGGGACCTCGGGCGCGGGCCGAAGTGCGCGTCCACGTAGCGGCGGGTGACGGCGGCGAACAGCGGGGCGGTCGCGCCCAGGCCGACCGACCCGGTGGAGAAGTCCACCCCGTCGGGGTCCTTGGTGCGGCTCGGGTACGACTGCAGGCCGCCGCGGGCGCGCAGCCGGGTCAGGTACGCGCGGTCGAGGTTGCCGAGCAGGTACTGGATGGCGTGGAACACCGGCGAGGCGTGCGGCTTCACCGACACCCGGTCGCCCGCGTCCAGGTGCGCGAAGTACAGGGCGGTCATCGCGGTGACGAGCGAGGTCGAGGAGGCCTGGTGGCCCCCGACCTTGACGCCGTCGCCGGTGTCGCGCTCGTGGTTGGCGGCGTCCACCATCCGCACGGCCAGCCAGAGCACCCGGCGCTGGATCTCCTCCAGCACGCGCAGGTCGACCGGCAGCCGCTCAGGCGCCCCGGGGGCGCGCGGATGGCCGGACGAGCCGGGCACACTGATCATGGATCTCCTCATCGTGGCTCGGTTGCGACCGCACGATAACGCCCGGATGACGGCTTAGCGACTTCAAAACCGAAGATTTTCCGAATGGTCCGCAAATTTTTTGCGGATTATTCGACTTTATGGCGCGCTGGCGAACAATGCGACGCGACGGTCACCCCGGGCCGCGGGCGGCCCGGGGCGGCCGGGACCCCCCGGCGCCCGGGCCTCAGTACCGGCCTTCCCGAGCCCAGCGACGGATCGTGTCGATGCGCTTGCGCAGCTCGGCGGCGGTCGCCTGGGCGGTGCGCGGGCCGCCACAGATGCGGCGCAGCTCGGCGTGGATGACCCCGTGCGGCTTGCCGGTCTTGTGGTGCCAGGCGGCGACCAGGCTGTTCAACTCCCGGCGCAGCTGGAGCAGCTGCTGGTGGGTGACCACCGGGCGCTCCTCGGCGGGGAGCCGGGGTTCGGCGAGCAGGTCCTTCTTCAGCCGCTTGCGTTCGGCGGCGAGCTGGCGGGCCTGGCGCTTCTGGAGCAGCAGCTGCACCTGGTCGGGTTCCAGCAGGCCGGGGATGCCGAGGTAGTCGGCCTCCTCCTCGCTGCCGACCTCGGCCTGCATGCCGAACTCGGCGCCGTCGTACAGCACCCGGTCGAAGGTGGCCGCCGACTCCAGCGCCTTGAACTCCTGCCCCGAGTCCGGGTTGTCCTTGCGCTGGTTGGCCCGCTCCAGCAGGGCGTCCTCGGCGGCCCACAGGTCGTCGCCGGGCCTGGCGGGCTTGCCGAGCACATGGTCGCGTTCCCGCTCCAGCTCGGCGGCGTACTGGAGCAGGGTCGGGATCGACGGCAGGAACACGTTGGCGACCTCGCCCCGCCGCCGGGCCCGCACGAACCGGCCGACCGCCTGGGCGAAGAACAGGGGCGTGCTCACGCTGGTCGCGTACACGCCGACGCACAGCCGGGGCACGTCCACGCCCTCGGACACCATGCGGACCGCGACCATCCAGCGGTCGTCGGACTCCTTGAACTCCTCGATCCGGGCGCTGGCGTTCGGGTCGTCCGACAGCACGACCGTCGGCGGCCGGCCGGTGACCTCGCGGAGGATCCGCGCGTACGCGCGGGCGTTGGTCTGGTCGGAGGCGATCACCAGCCCGCCGGCGTCGGGGATGGCGCGCCGGACCTCGGTCAGCCGCCGGTCGGCCGCGCGCAGCACCTGGGGGATCCAGTCGCCGTGCGGGTCGAGCGCGGTGCGCCACGCCTGGGCGATCGCGTCCTGGGTCATCGGCTCGCCGAGGGTGGCGCTGACCTCGTCCCCGGCCTTGGTGCGCCAGCGCATCCGACCGGAGTAGGCGAGGAAGATG contains:
- the modB gene encoding molybdate ABC transporter permease subunit, which codes for MVRGTGRRPAPAPARRARGPRVPAVLLVPAVLGLAFLVLPLAGLLLRAPWGSLPERLQGPQILEALRLSVLTATLATAVSLLLGVPLAWLLARVPFPGRRLVRALVTLPLVLPPVVGGVALLLVLGRRGLIGQWLYAAFGISLPFTTAGVVVAEAFVAMPFLVISVEGALRAADPRFEEAAATLGASRWTAFRRITLPLIAPGVAAGAVLCWARALGEFGATITFAGNFPGRTQTMPLAVYLALETDPDTATVLSLVLLAVSILILVSLRDRWVNST
- a CDS encoding transketolase-like TK C-terminal-containing protein; its protein translation is MISVPGSSGHPRAPGAPERLPVDLRVLEEIQRRVLWLAVRMVDAANHERDTGDGVKVGGHQASSTSLVTAMTALYFAHLDAGDRVSVKPHASPVFHAIQYLLGNLDRAYLTRLRARGGLQSYPSRTKDPDGVDFSTGSVGLGATAPLFAAVTRRYVDAHFGPRPRSRFVALIGDAELDEGNVWEAIADPVCAGLGTVLWVVDFNRQSLDRVVPGIRITQLRRQFEAAGWHVVEVKYGRRLRAKFAEPYGDALRRWIDDMPNERYQSLFGYQGPELRNRFLEGAPREVAKALENVRASDLAPLIQDLGGHDLASMIEAYRECDAVTDRPSVVFAYTIKGWGLPIAGNPRNHAALLTPEQIAELRAALGLTPETEWDAFPAESAAGRWCAERARVLRRPDPVPRLDITVPVQVERSSPKRPVSTQEAFGRLLSGLARDPGVAPYLVTTSPDVATSTNLAGFINKTGVFAPVELPGCPDSLLKWEPGPRGQHIELGISEMNLFSLLGQLGLAWDLSGQPLLPIGTVYDPFVCRGLDAFIYAAYSGARFVVAGTPSGVTLAPEGGAHQSTITASIGLELPGVTFVEPAYVRALDWLFCDALRGIAAGEAGAYYLRLTTRPIDQAPFEAALARLGEDELRRQVLAGGYRLVDASAVDGPEVYLAASGAVLPEVLAAAAELAEEGIAAHVVDVTSLDRLYATWRRGLRDDLRAARRPRRPGILDELFGARAPVVTVHDAASHAMAWLGSALGVPCVPLGVDEFGQSGSVHELYELHDLLPGHIVNAALAALAL
- a CDS encoding phage portal protein gives rise to the protein MRFGLEDRAAGWDMNAVITEGYERVVWVFRCVELIAGHASRLPFRIGRDLDGDNKEILEDHPLYRVMNKRANPLETGRQFRKRLSAQVLLSKRGAFVEVTKSRAGTITRLDLLPPDRVLPVPDPHGDYISHFEFVQRDGGLRKIPPERIRWIRDPHPTDPFCGITPLEAAGVSVELDHLSRLYNVSFIKNDGRPGGIVAVDADVLDDDEMERIEGKFAPGAQHAGQIKVIGVGPGGMNYVDVATRPRDMAYEHASQNAKQEILSAFGIGESVLGNAAGRTFDNAEQELYNFWTEVMLPHLDLIASAFDQDVDEEWDPFIDTSSVEVLELPRRRKREEARQEWQAGLRSIDEYRPLADLEPLDNAYSRALWISPSKAPVPARPEDAEALGLHGPGGSPVGSQGQPGGGPEGGMPPEGGPGTPAPGGTAADAVAEARGETNTGAGSAAEAVAQARQEAGGGQPGEAAAAVQQARQGTGGGQPGEAAAAVQQAHNQTETKAAPGGIEVKAVDPPQPPGVVEYDPGEDELRRAEIAIAGALDALLVPCPGRLIM
- a CDS encoding IclR family transcriptional regulator, producing the protein MSAETSQTLDRGLRVLRLLAETSGGLTVTELAGQLGVNRTVVYRLLATLEQHNLVRRAPDGRARLGLGVLQLARRVQPLLRDAALPALRRLAEEVGATAHLTVVDGGDALAVAVVEPSWTDYHVAYRVGSRHPLDRGAAGRAILAGRGNGEAPPYVVSHGELQPGAHGIAAPLLGVPGVEASVGVVALGELDPDVIGPRVVKAAEEIVAALG
- a CDS encoding TOBE domain-containing protein, which codes for MTTFRIGEVAELLGVSADTVRRWIDGGRLPAERDEHAHRVVRGVDLARFVRSLARQPEAEHKLSSARNRFRGIVTEITKDAVMAQVEIQAGPFRVVSLMSREAVDALGLEVGSVAVATVKSTNVVVEVPGGE
- a CDS encoding ABC transporter ATP-binding protein produces the protein MTRQAHPVGDMTLYAQLRVERPGFVLDLELGVGAGEVVALLGPNGAGKTTVLRALAGLIPLTRGRVILDGQLLEDTATGARVPTERRSVGVVFQDYLLFPHLTALDNVAFGLRCHGHSRAAAHQKAAAWLRRVGLADHAHTRPRQLSGGQAQRVALARALAIEPRLLLLDEPLAALDAHTRLEIRSQLRHHLADYSGATLLVTHDPLDAMVLADRLAVIENGRLVQHGTPEEIARRPRTDYVARLVGLNLYRGRAHRHTVTLDGGVQLTVTEDLTGPVFVAFPPAAVALYRTRPDGSPRNLWPATVTGMERHGDQVRVHLDGPLRAAADVTAAAVAELHLTPGQQVWVSVKAAETHAYPV
- a CDS encoding IS630 family transposase: MRLRRAMVVLASAQGWPVPQIARLAQTSQRYVRGVIHDFNEVGFAALDPKWSGGRPRTISEAARAEICLIARCCPRDVGLPFGAWSLSKLREYLIDRGVVASISRETIRIILRGAGISWQATKTWKASTDPDFASKMRRVLALYDHPPEGGRVVCVDEFGPLNLRPRPGRGWYPAGRPARIRATYTRTLGVRHMLAALDLATGKIFYRIRDRKRWREFLAFLKVLRRRWPTERLYVVVDNFAPHRHPKVREWAVDHDVELVFLPTYASWLNWIEPEFTGVRYFALNGSDFTSHDQQNAAIAAYLRWRNQHAEPKRDFAVSSKIRQPDYVINVA
- the modA gene encoding molybdate ABC transporter substrate-binding protein; amino-acid sequence: MRGSTGRGARRAIRAALLAVVGAVLATVAGCGGTQGSPGAGGASPSGGGATGTVTVFAAASLTESFQKIAQDFQAAHPGVQVKFNFGASSALAQQIVQGAPADVFAAASAATMKQVTDAQAAAGAPRVFARNTLQIAVPKGNPGKVASLADLAKPGLKVALCAPQVPCGAAAGKALEAAGVKVTPATLEQDVKATLTKVRLGEVDAALVYRTDVKAAGGAVEGIDFPEAAKAVNDYPIVVLAKAPNAPAAKAFVDYVLSDRARAVLAEAGFQTP
- a CDS encoding DEAD/DEAH box helicase: MSTSAVSHLSPAYPARAPWGTAQKLRAWQQEALDTYLARHPRDFLAVATPGAGKTTFALRVASELLDARVVQAVTIVAPTEHLKQQWAEAANRVGIKIDPRFSGAQGTTSRDYTGIAVTYAGVAAHPMLHRRRVENRRTLVILDEIHHAGDALSWGEAIREAFEPATRRLALTGTPFRSDDNPIPFITYAPGPDGVPRSVADYTYGYGRALADQVVRPVIFLAYSGRMRWRTKAGDEVSATLGEPMTQDAIAQAWRTALDPHGDWIPQVLRAADRRLTEVRRAIPDAGGLVIASDQTNARAYARILREVTGRPPTVVLSDDPNASARIEEFKESDDRWMVAVRMVSEGVDVPRLCVGVYATSVSTPLFFAQAVGRFVRARRRGEVANVFLPSIPTLLQYAAELERERDHVLGKPARPGDDLWAAEDALLERANQRKDNPDSGQEFKALESAATFDRVLYDGAEFGMQAEVGSEEEADYLGIPGLLEPDQVQLLLQKRQARQLAAERKRLKKDLLAEPRLPAEERPVVTHQQLLQLRRELNSLVAAWHHKTGKPHGVIHAELRRICGGPRTAQATAAELRKRIDTIRRWAREGRY